A DNA window from Mus pahari chromosome 13, PAHARI_EIJ_v1.1, whole genome shotgun sequence contains the following coding sequences:
- the LOC115065208 gene encoding transmembrane protein 271-like — MKWSVRGACAALSSCLLLACALSAAAVGLKCFSLGSELRGEPFRLGAAAGAFYSGLLLAAGLSLLGAALLCCGPREAPLAGSGAGPGPGLRVPASPAGAPEPSPGETRAAAGPSGPVNSQNLLLLGVLVFMLGVLSAFAGAVIDGDTVSLVERKYSHYCLPPRTAAAGPGQGTGSVAPGTSTQRSRSNLDSNTTAKCRQLKDYQRGLVLSTVFNSLECLLGLLSLLLVKNYKSSQARRGRRGRRRASRSLGRPRGGPGLRAQPLASRTRRGRRGKRGRRLQPRPSEASILSPEESDFTTPGDCASFAAHHAVSYINVGVFHAFDEAGVEVCCGGHPSVELPGYAPSDPDLNASYPYCCRPPCEMARPWEPSRAC, encoded by the coding sequence ATGAAGTGGAGCGTCCGCGGGGCCTGCGCCGCGCTTTCCTCCTGCCTGCTGCTCGCCTGCGCGCTCAGCGCCGCCGCCGTCGGCCTCAAGTGCTTCTCACTGGGCTCAGAGCTGCGCGGGGAGCCGTTCCGGCTAGGGGCGGCCGCCGGAGCCTTTTACTCCGGGTTGCTGTTGGCCGCCGGCCTCTCTCTGCTCGGCGCCGCCCTGCTGTGCTGCGGGCCCCGAGAGGCGCCCCTCGCCGGGTCAGGGGCCGGGCCTGGCCCGGGACTCAGGGTCCCCGCATCTCCAGCTGGTGCTCCGGAGCCCTCTCCTGGAGAAACGCGGGCGGCTGCTGGGCCCTCGGGACCGGTGAACAGCCAAAACCTGCTGCTCCTAGGCGTCCTGGTCTTCATGCTCGGGGTTCTCAGCGCCTTTGCGGGAGCAGTGATCGACGGCGACACGGTGTCCCTGGTGGAACGCAAGTACTCCCACTATTGCCTGCCCCCGCGCACGGCGGCCGCTGGCCCTGGCCAGGGCACTGGCTCTGTAGCCCCAGGCACTAGCACGCAGCGCTCCCGCAGCAACCTGGACAGCAACACGACCGCCAAATGCCGCCAGCTGAAGGACTACCAGCGCGGCCTGGTGCTCTCCACTGTATTCAACTCGCTCGAGTGCCTGCTGGGCCTGCTCAGCCTCCTGCTGGTCAAGAACTACAAGTCGTCGCAGGCCCGGCGTGGCCGCAGGGGCCGGCGGAGGGCAAGCCGATCTTTGGGGCGACCGCGGGGCGGACCCGGGCTCCGCGCTCAGCCGCTAGCCTCCCGGACCCGGCGCGGCCGCCGGGGCAAAAGGGGGCGGCGGCTGCAGCCACGGCCCAGCGAGGCCTCCATCCTATCCCCGGAGGAGTCCGACTTCACCACCCCAGGAGATTGCGCGAGCTTCGCGGCGCACCACGCTGTGTCCTACATCAACGTGGGCGTCTTCCACGCGTTTGACGAGGCGGGCGTGGAGGTGTGCTGTGGCGGGCACCCGTCGGTGGAACTGCCAGGGTATGCGCCCTCGGACCCCGACCTCAACGCCTCCTACCCCTATTGCTGCCGGCCGCCCTGTGAGATGGCGCGCCCTTGGGAGCCTAGCCGAGCCTGCTGA